One Equus asinus isolate D_3611 breed Donkey chromosome 26, EquAss-T2T_v2, whole genome shotgun sequence genomic window carries:
- the LOC123281104 gene encoding LOW QUALITY PROTEIN: zinc finger protein 17-like (The sequence of the model RefSeq protein was modified relative to this genomic sequence to represent the inferred CDS: substituted 1 base at 1 genomic stop codon): MCGTLLKDILCLAEHNGTHPKQEMYTYVANLSQYQMEQNRKKLPRWDERRPSFVKNCSVHLTEKTFTCSEGGKDFPAGTGLLQPPFPHSERKPHKDTEGRETFEHGQNGYKCGKCGKAFIHKHILIEHQKIHTGERPYAYSKCGKTFIIRFHLLHHQKSHNEIRLYKHPDHGGFFTQMSGLIENQRIHTRPVPYECNQCGKGINDSSTLIIDQRVHTGENPCKCSECAKFFRYSPTLERHQKAHIGERPYECSIXGRLFSQNSHLIQHQKVHTRERTYECSECGKFFMNRSTLIIHQRVHTGEKPYKYSKCGKFFRYSFTLKRHQRVHTGERSCECSVCGKRFMDSSTLIIHQRVHTRGRCFECSKCGKSFRYSSTLERHQKAHTGERPYECNECGKLFSQNSHLIWHQNVHTRGKTYECSECGKFFMDRSTLIIHQRVHTGEKPYECSECGKGFRYYSSLGKHRQIHTGEKPYECISCGRGFSQNSHLIRHQEVHTKEKCKLFFKENSALI; this comes from the coding sequence ATGTGTGGCACActcttgaaagatattttgtgcCTGGCTGAGCACAATGGAACACACCCCAAGCAAGAGATGTACACATATGTGGCAAATCTTTCCCAGTACCAAATGGAGCAGAATAGAAAGAAACTGCCCAGATGGGATGAGAGGAGGCCTTCATTTGTAAAGAACTGCAGTGTTCACTTGACAGAGAAGACCTTCACGTGCAGTGAAGGTGGGAAGGACTTTCCAGCCGGCACAGGCCTTCTCCAGCCCCCGTTCCCTCACAGTGAGAGGAAGCCACACAAGGATACTGAGGGCAGGGAGACCTTTGAACATGGACAAAATGGTTACAAGTGTGgcaaatgtgggaaagcctttatccACAAACATATACTTATTGAGCACCAGAAAatccacactggagaaaggccttatgccTACAGCAAATGTGGGAAGACCTTTATTATAAGGTTCCACCTGCTTCAtcaccagaaaagccacaatGAAATAAGGCTTTATAAGCACCCTGACCATGGAGGATTCTTTACACAAATGTCTGGCCTTATTGAAAACCAGAGAATTCACACTAGGCCAGTGCCTTATGAGTGCAACCAGTGTGGAAAAGGCATTAATGACAGCTCCACACTCATTATTGATCAGAGAGTTCATACTGGAGAAAATCCATGTAAATGCAGCGAATGTGCGAAATTCTTTAGGTACAGCCCCACGCTTGAGAGACATCAGAAAGCTCACattggagaaaggccttatgagtgcagcATATGAGGTAGACTCTTTAGCCAAAACTCCCACCTCATTCAGCACCAAAAGGTTCACACCAGAGAAAGAACTTATGAATGTAGCGAATGTGGAAAATTCTTTATGAACAGGTCCACGCTCATTATTCatcagagagttcacactggGGAAAAGCCATATAAATACAGCAAATGTGGGAAATTCTTTAGGTACAGCTTCACACTCAAAAGACatcagagagttcacactggagaaaggtcATGTGAGTGCAGTGTATGTGGGAAACGTTTTATGGACAGCTCCACACTTATTATTCATCAGAGAGTTCACACCAGGGGAAGGTGTTTTGAGTGCAGCAAATGTGGAAAATCCTTTAGGTATAGCTCCACACTTGAAAGACATCAGAAAGCTcatactggagaaaggccttatgagtgcaatgaatgtgggaaacTCTTTAGCCAAAACTCCCACCTCATTTGGCACCAGAATGTTCACACCAGAGGAAAAACTTATGAATGTAGTGAATGTGGAAAATTCTTTATGGACAGGTCCACACTCATTATTCATCAGAGAGTTCATACTGGAGAAAAGCCTTacgagtgcagtgaatgtgggaaaggcTTTAGATACTACTCCAGCCTCGGTAAACATCGGCAAATTCACACTGGGGAAAAGCCTTATGAGTGCATCAGCTGTGGGAGAGGCTTTAGCCAAAACTCGCATCTCATTAGGCACCAAGAAGTTCACACCAAAGAGAAGTGTaaactttttttcaaagaaaattctgCTCTGATTTAG